In one Papio anubis isolate 15944 chromosome 11, Panubis1.0, whole genome shotgun sequence genomic region, the following are encoded:
- the C11H10orf95 gene encoding uncharacterized protein C10orf95 homolog, which translates to MYAYSWLPPRQGVWPPPRPLTCTYLAAPLLLPPIQAHSFRSRPRSLHAGEWAAPREYHRFYCPAAPPEAAPPWWACPPAYPAAPRRPCPAAGISGLSLQAPAPTAESWEPWPEGGSLQAELRWGRVERAQGQPLQLPDFVRRELRRAYGTYPRADVRVTQRRGQFLLRATPRVSERDRRVEWRVRRRPDSGDSGDSGNRGPAQEAAERGRPRKSKGLS; encoded by the coding sequence ATGTACGCGTACAGCTGGCTGCCGCCCAGGCAGGGCGTCTGGCCGCCGCCGCGGCCGCTCACCTGCACCTACCTGGCCGCCCCTCTGCTACTGCCCCCAATCCAGGCCCACAGCTTCCGCAGCCGGCCAAGGAGCCTGCACGCGGGCGAGTGGGCGGCCCCTCGGGAATACCATCGTTTCTACTGCCCCGCCGCGCCACCCGAGGCCGCGCCGCCCTGGTGGGCCTGCCCTCCGGCCTACCCCGCGGCCCCGCGCCGGCCCTGCCCCGCCGCCGGCATCTCAGGACTGTCGCTGCAGGCGCCCGCGCCAACGGCCGAGAGCTGGGAACCGTGGCCTGAAGGCGGGAGCCTGCAAGCCGAGCTACGCTGGGGACGCGTGGAACGCGCGCAGGGCCAGCCCCTACAGCTTCCGGACTTCGTGCGCCGGGAGCTGCGGCGCGCGTACGGCACCTACCCCCGCGCCGACGTGCGCGTCACCCAGCGCCGCGGCCAGTTCCTGTTGCGGGCGACGCCGCGCGTGAGCGAGCGCGACCGCCGCGTGGAGTGGCGTGTGCGGCGGCGGCCCGACAGCGGCGACAGCGGCGACAGCGGCAACAGAGGCCCAGCCCAGGAAGCCGCGGAGCGCGGCCGCCCCAGGAAGAGCAAGGGCCTGAGCTGA